The following are from one region of the Rosistilla carotiformis genome:
- a CDS encoding DUF1559 domain-containing protein — protein MDRFVKRSPKGFTLVELLVVIAIIGILVGLLLPAVQAAREAARRMSCSNNMKQLGLALHNYHDTYQSFPASAGVSLPNASGTIEGWNSWSGLASILPFIEQGPLYDQIDFRYNFGVNISGVAEHSSVIRRTRIDAFQCPSDPGSDVAYTSDMAPSSYSFSHGPCTSWDVGNGSEPGMFDKAFFCRFRDITDGTSNTLAMAEAKVGRNQGQWDSTNPNIEESYRVVVGNALRQSVSGTSTTFRNTPAFITEINTYFDNCVGMYQSGSGWDGQSDEQNRWWAWGGAFRGPYITTLRGPNAGPSCDNDASVTDISIKEASSAHPGGCMTLRADASVNFAGETTDQATWIAIGSRAYGETL, from the coding sequence ATGGATCGTTTTGTCAAACGAAGCCCAAAGGGTTTCACTCTTGTTGAATTGTTGGTGGTGATTGCCATCATCGGAATTTTGGTCGGGCTATTGTTGCCAGCGGTTCAGGCAGCCCGGGAGGCCGCGCGTCGGATGTCGTGTTCGAACAATATGAAGCAGCTGGGTTTGGCGCTGCACAATTATCACGACACCTACCAATCGTTTCCTGCTAGCGCGGGCGTGAGCCTGCCCAATGCAAGTGGGACGATCGAAGGTTGGAACTCGTGGAGTGGGCTGGCGAGCATCTTGCCGTTCATTGAACAAGGACCACTCTACGATCAAATCGATTTCCGCTACAACTTTGGTGTCAACATTTCAGGGGTCGCCGAACACAGCAGCGTGATTCGCCGAACCCGTATTGACGCCTTCCAATGCCCTAGCGATCCAGGGTCGGACGTTGCCTACACGTCCGACATGGCTCCATCGAGCTACAGTTTCTCGCACGGTCCCTGCACTTCTTGGGACGTTGGAAACGGGAGCGAGCCGGGCATGTTCGACAAAGCCTTCTTCTGTCGGTTCCGCGACATCACCGATGGAACTTCCAACACACTGGCGATGGCTGAAGCGAAGGTCGGTCGCAATCAAGGCCAATGGGATTCGACAAATCCTAACATCGAGGAAAGCTACCGCGTCGTCGTCGGAAATGCTTTGCGGCAATCGGTTTCGGGAACCAGTACGACGTTCCGCAACACACCCGCTTTCATTACCGAGATCAATACCTACTTCGACAACTGCGTTGGCATGTATCAATCGGGCTCCGGTTGGGATGGTCAAAGCGACGAACAGAATCGTTGGTGGGCTTGGGGGGGTGCGTTCCGCGGCCCTTACATCACCACCTTGCGTGGCCCCAACGCGGGTCCTAGCTGCGACAACGATGCGTCGGTAACCGATATCTCGATCAAAGAAGCCAGCAGTGCCCATCCCGGTGGTTGTATGACTCTGCGTGCCGACGCTTCGGTGAACTTTGCTGGTGAAACGACCGACCAAGCCACCTGGATTGCTATTGGTAGCCGCGCATATGGCGAGACGCTGTAG
- a CDS encoding Lpg1974 family pore-forming outer membrane protein, which yields MFGEFLYLRPADTDIVYSIEQNDTTANAFPTGPTGIAAVDMSPGYRVGFALASSTTSSLVASYTHWDGDTQDRLTRNQANVLNSQIIHPSTFTTGGNALQSTAATELRFDLIDAVYRQTLICTESTAFHWSGGFRFGSMEQSLHAQQEISTATGLVTVDTDIDFNGFGLLLGLDAERRSGKSGMLCYSKGMASFLGGEWTGDYRQSNQFNGGMVANQYEDFRITPVLETELGIGWQSDSGCFRATVGYLASWWCNSLSTRSYVEGVRQGSYLDLDESIAFIGLSSRVEVRY from the coding sequence GTGTTTGGAGAATTCCTGTACCTTCGTCCCGCCGACACCGACATCGTGTATTCGATCGAACAAAACGATACGACGGCCAACGCGTTTCCGACGGGGCCGACCGGGATTGCCGCTGTCGATATGTCCCCGGGCTACCGCGTCGGATTCGCGTTGGCCAGTTCGACGACCAGCAGTCTGGTGGCCAGCTACACGCACTGGGACGGCGATACCCAAGATCGGCTGACTCGTAATCAGGCCAACGTGCTCAATTCACAGATCATCCATCCCAGCACATTCACCACCGGTGGCAACGCTTTGCAATCCACGGCAGCCACGGAGCTCCGCTTTGATTTGATCGATGCGGTTTACCGCCAAACGTTGATTTGTACCGAATCGACCGCCTTTCATTGGTCTGGCGGGTTCCGGTTTGGAAGCATGGAGCAATCTCTGCACGCTCAACAGGAAATTTCGACAGCGACAGGATTGGTGACCGTCGATACCGACATCGACTTCAACGGGTTTGGCCTGTTGTTGGGCTTGGACGCCGAACGTCGCAGCGGCAAGTCGGGCATGCTGTGCTACAGCAAAGGGATGGCATCGTTCCTTGGGGGCGAGTGGACCGGTGACTACCGGCAATCGAATCAATTCAATGGCGGGATGGTGGCCAACCAATACGAAGATTTTCGGATTACCCCCGTCCTTGAAACGGAACTTGGGATTGGTTGGCAGAGTGATTCGGGTTGCTTCCGCGCTACCGTGGGCTATTTGGCATCCTGGTGGTGCAATTCGCTTTCTACACGATCCTATGTCGAGGGTGTTCGCCAAGGAAGCTACTTGGATCTCGATGAATCGATCGCGTTTATCGGTCTCTCGTCGCGAGTCGAAGTTCGATACTAG
- a CDS encoding S8 family serine peptidase: protein MRSLPGFEAEILPSNDDDSSQLVSLGFDINFFGNSYDGLYINNNGNVTFEDALNDWTPSELEDLEIPILAPFWADVDTRAPGSGEVTYGADVVDGRPAFGVNWIDVGYFSENDTPLNSFQLILIDRTDLEPGAFDVEFNYDTIQWEAGEFDGGIDGIGGITARAGYSNGSKLQGTYYEFIGSGQSEAFLDDSSLGLVNNSLMSDVAGRYISQFRSGSSLDFLGLAGQSIPVGENAFYLGEGMDPRGERPDFYDNANSLDTANVEFLRNNGGLGIDLDGAGVVVGVWDSLNVRETHREFAGRVDLGTELNTAATGLSSHATHVTGTILATGIDAAAAGYAPAARGINFDSARDVDELAANSATIDLSNHSYGARAGWNLDLNDSNEDPLNAPGTVGADLWLGVYDLNNQEDPRFGKYTDDSRAFDELLRNNPELLTVVSAGNDRQNNYNDELGTGQYVTFFEGGFGTSTDRGWYLVPDAGATAAPPEDGGADGFDTIGGDQKTAKNTLTVGNYSDVLADPQPQLLPDGDAGGDDGSLGFEGSSSFGPTDDGRIKPDVVANGIRLYSSDLENDSDYGIKSGTSMAAPSVTGLSALLLQHYRDLHSSDPRSATLKALLIHTASDVGNPGPDYKAGWGLVNGAKAAEFLSNEVTPVDGQTHMLEEAVLASGATIQRTVDVKAGGPFRATIVWTDVAAAADAAGVDVGTPRLINDLDIRVIGPDGVSMPWVLDPTDPDRDATTGRNSRDNVEQVFIADPTPGTYTIQVSHTGALQGGPQAFSLLASTNFPRTVVTADDDAPHSASGDGLADEFRVVQNGDNVEVYVNGNLVFDEPEAAMEGLTIRGSSDNDTLTVDVRGGLIPLANNIRFEGQAGFDRLNVVDATGTLFTNEAIHVGALPGDGTHTLDGQIVEFFGLEPVVTNVVAVSFTIGAQPGLASLLQDDNQINYEVGQILGATAGRVTIDNFEPIEFENKTAVTINAGAGTDTISLNHSATPTGLNGMTINGGDPTAGDTVIVSGTPGNDSLRVAITSDDDAVVQRQIADPAPYTLATVEHLILDGRGGNDGIDYTTPAGIDLVTHTPSPQQSSGTLLSAANQNGEARMSLEYRNVAAATIAVRDASGDPTDVVRIDGTDNDDLIQVALDGRVTVRERGLNSLLHSTILPVGGKALVLRGFDGDDRFEVAAGHPFLRPFDGVGGLLVEDGGGNDELVVRGTGTLLDIDTANRTITEDTFGSIAFGRIETVDVLAGGGPLTVTLTNDDDRLTYRPSGAAAGTFQNENDNTTFHFSDVTGAFTVDALESAADQVIVEGTNSHDRLLVDSPNRTVTVTNAAGAVWKTVTLGDDVEQVTASGRLGNDTFLVVPSPTVGGIPNGNLQVHVDGGQPGASDALVIATAAGGTLPASDFAVNAVGQTPGEGRVRVFRNAVAMPDISYAEIEVVSPNVVVNGGVPQWLVLGPDASEPNEFRTTATFLGSGDSINVDNLAIFPNFGEHIGVPADVDYFQIVAQDTGTLDVTAYFEVYSAALLPQGGQLGLNVLDSGGNVIGGAGAFGNPDGTANARVRIPAVAGQTYFVTVFGAAANGVADPAVVNGYELKVTNEAPPVPYDLELNDILQVGTVAAAPAATTTSFTAAIAPANGVLPATTFDYVGKTVEFTSGPNVGRRASITSFNSGTGLFGVAPGLIAAPAAGDSFVIETTDTGRSQFDNVTRDNTPIITFRLDDDSLLRDLPGDSVAGNPADEVIVIPFNGSQATGLGAAAVGNAGFRVAVFLEGSPQQQGTAPQTPIGYARQLPGTPGVYVFDFGRDAVPGAAALVLSDGSHFISAKVEIIDPSIDAFANDTGFGARSASLEIVVDTAGPTLFFGDPAIVGDGLHPDSDSGDSGLLATFNDGITNDLTPTFWGHAEANAIVKAYVDVDGSGTLTAADVLIGQTVASPLDGTNQEPFGRWELTSTVNMNDTQRLAALPVDGLRTILITAEDSAGNQNPGGAVVQTLDIFIDTNGPQVTNVYITSSPAHNLFTLKPNDVIQGPTPAVDGLTIDLQDFPARTAAFLYAAVSNVPPLAPIVLRGDHSGIIPITHIAYTSDPLSAGSIATGSIRLTFAEPLPDDRYTLTLQDNIIDPAGNALDGESNAAEPVGTPFFPTGDAIPGGDFVARFTVDSRPEVATWSQGLVYADINGNFVWDPEGQDNDATNRDFVYNFGNITDAYFVGNFAGVGAATASGFDKVGSYGAFNGVYQFFLDTDDDGVQDFVSNMPAAYQVNGIPIAGEFNAAHPGDEIGLFDGQNWYLDVNGNNTIDVGERFATTLRGLPVVGDFNGDGADDLATYNNDTGVFRFDLNRDHTTINDTLTYGFSGFNERPVAGDFNLDGVDDIAMWVPGREGQLPKEAGEFHFLISDNVPAVPLVTTLPSNVFDPFSPAPLGNDRIAQFGDDFALPLLGNFDPPVSVDSGGPTVLGSLTNASNPYDTNADGFVTPLDVLHVLNAINRGTTSQVSQPLRALASFGGYYLDVSQDGQVTPLDALQIINALANLNRPAAEAASKEVVDLASWSATVDQAFADDEEEEDDWLDLFVLEQNLVN, encoded by the coding sequence GTGCGCAGCTTGCCTGGGTTTGAGGCAGAGATACTGCCATCCAACGATGACGATTCTTCGCAACTGGTGTCGCTGGGATTCGATATCAACTTTTTTGGCAACAGCTACGACGGGCTCTACATCAATAACAATGGCAACGTGACCTTTGAGGACGCGTTAAACGACTGGACTCCAAGCGAATTGGAGGATCTTGAAATACCCATCCTCGCGCCGTTTTGGGCAGACGTCGATACGCGTGCACCGGGTTCTGGGGAAGTCACCTATGGTGCGGATGTTGTCGATGGCCGGCCTGCGTTTGGGGTGAATTGGATCGACGTTGGATATTTCAGCGAAAACGACACACCGCTGAACAGCTTTCAGTTGATCCTCATCGATCGAACGGATCTTGAACCGGGGGCGTTCGACGTTGAGTTCAATTACGACACGATTCAATGGGAAGCGGGCGAGTTCGACGGAGGGATCGATGGTATTGGCGGGATCACGGCCCGCGCCGGTTACAGTAACGGCAGCAAGTTACAAGGTACCTATTATGAGTTCATCGGGTCGGGCCAAAGCGAAGCGTTTCTCGACGATAGTTCGCTGGGGCTCGTCAATAACTCCCTGATGTCGGACGTAGCCGGACGCTACATTTCTCAATTCCGATCGGGTTCAAGTCTCGACTTTTTGGGGCTTGCCGGCCAGTCGATACCGGTCGGAGAGAACGCGTTCTACCTTGGTGAAGGGATGGATCCACGCGGTGAACGCCCCGACTTCTATGACAATGCGAACAGTTTGGATACCGCAAATGTCGAGTTCCTGCGAAACAATGGCGGCCTCGGAATCGATCTGGATGGAGCTGGGGTCGTGGTCGGCGTTTGGGACAGTTTGAATGTTCGTGAAACGCATCGTGAGTTCGCTGGGAGAGTGGACCTGGGAACCGAGTTGAACACGGCGGCAACGGGACTTTCAAGTCACGCAACTCACGTCACAGGCACGATTTTGGCAACGGGGATCGATGCGGCCGCCGCTGGCTACGCACCTGCCGCACGTGGAATCAATTTCGACAGTGCGAGGGACGTTGATGAGCTGGCGGCAAACAGTGCAACCATCGATCTATCGAACCATTCGTATGGGGCGCGTGCAGGATGGAATCTCGATCTGAACGACAGCAATGAAGATCCGCTGAACGCACCGGGAACCGTTGGAGCGGACCTTTGGTTGGGGGTCTACGACCTGAACAATCAAGAGGATCCACGCTTCGGAAAATATACCGATGATTCTCGAGCATTCGATGAACTGTTGCGAAACAATCCGGAACTGTTGACGGTTGTTTCCGCGGGAAACGATCGGCAAAACAATTACAACGACGAATTGGGCACCGGCCAATATGTAACATTTTTTGAAGGCGGTTTCGGCACGTCGACCGATCGTGGGTGGTACCTGGTTCCCGATGCCGGCGCGACCGCGGCTCCGCCTGAAGATGGCGGCGCGGATGGATTCGATACAATTGGTGGAGATCAGAAGACGGCAAAAAATACGCTCACGGTAGGTAATTACAGTGACGTTCTGGCCGACCCTCAACCCCAGCTGCTTCCCGATGGGGATGCGGGAGGGGACGACGGAAGCTTGGGCTTCGAAGGTTCCTCTTCTTTTGGACCGACCGACGATGGACGGATCAAGCCCGATGTCGTCGCCAACGGCATCCGGTTGTACTCCAGCGATTTGGAAAATGACTCCGATTATGGAATTAAATCGGGAACGTCGATGGCAGCGCCGTCGGTTACCGGGCTCAGTGCTTTATTGTTGCAGCATTACCGTGATCTCCATTCGTCCGATCCACGCAGCGCCACGCTGAAGGCGTTGTTGATTCACACGGCGTCGGACGTTGGGAATCCCGGTCCCGACTACAAAGCCGGATGGGGCTTGGTCAATGGAGCCAAAGCGGCGGAGTTTTTGTCGAATGAAGTGACACCGGTCGACGGCCAAACCCACATGCTTGAAGAAGCGGTACTGGCATCGGGGGCGACGATTCAACGGACGGTCGACGTGAAAGCGGGGGGGCCGTTTCGGGCAACCATCGTATGGACCGATGTCGCCGCCGCAGCCGACGCCGCGGGGGTGGACGTGGGGACGCCACGTTTGATCAACGACTTGGACATTCGAGTGATCGGTCCCGATGGCGTATCGATGCCGTGGGTGCTCGATCCCACCGATCCCGATCGGGATGCAACCACGGGAAGGAACTCGCGGGACAACGTGGAACAAGTCTTCATTGCCGATCCAACGCCGGGTACCTATACGATTCAGGTCTCCCATACCGGAGCCCTTCAAGGGGGACCGCAAGCGTTTTCATTGCTTGCAAGTACGAACTTTCCTCGCACGGTCGTCACCGCTGACGACGACGCTCCCCATAGCGCATCGGGCGATGGGCTCGCGGATGAATTCCGCGTGGTGCAAAACGGCGATAATGTGGAGGTCTACGTTAATGGCAACCTCGTCTTCGACGAACCTGAAGCCGCGATGGAGGGTCTGACAATCCGTGGTTCAAGCGACAACGATACGCTGACCGTTGACGTTCGTGGTGGCTTAATACCGCTGGCCAACAACATCCGTTTTGAGGGACAGGCTGGCTTCGACCGATTGAATGTGGTCGATGCGACAGGAACGTTGTTTACAAATGAAGCCATTCATGTCGGTGCGTTACCGGGGGACGGAACGCACACCTTGGACGGACAAATTGTCGAGTTTTTTGGACTCGAACCGGTCGTCACAAATGTCGTTGCTGTGAGCTTCACGATCGGGGCGCAACCAGGGCTCGCCAGCCTGCTGCAGGACGACAATCAGATCAACTACGAAGTAGGGCAGATCCTCGGAGCGACTGCGGGACGTGTGACGATTGATAACTTCGAACCGATTGAATTCGAAAACAAGACGGCCGTCACGATCAATGCGGGGGCCGGGACGGACACGATCAGTCTAAATCATTCGGCGACGCCAACGGGGTTAAACGGGATGACGATCAACGGTGGCGATCCGACGGCGGGCGATACGGTGATTGTCAGCGGCACGCCTGGGAACGATTCGCTGCGTGTCGCGATCACCAGCGACGACGATGCGGTCGTGCAAAGGCAGATCGCCGATCCGGCTCCGTATACGTTGGCGACGGTGGAGCATTTGATTCTCGATGGACGTGGCGGTAACGACGGTATCGACTACACGACGCCAGCGGGAATCGATTTGGTAACCCACACCCCTTCGCCTCAGCAGTCTTCGGGGACTCTGCTGTCTGCTGCCAACCAGAATGGCGAAGCGCGCATGTCGCTGGAGTATCGCAACGTGGCGGCTGCCACGATCGCGGTACGCGATGCCAGCGGCGACCCGACCGACGTCGTGCGGATTGACGGCACCGATAACGATGATCTCATCCAAGTTGCGCTCGACGGACGGGTTACGGTGCGCGAGCGTGGACTCAATAGCTTGCTTCATTCGACGATTCTGCCGGTCGGCGGGAAAGCTTTGGTTTTGCGTGGTTTCGATGGCGACGATCGTTTTGAAGTTGCCGCAGGGCATCCGTTCCTACGTCCCTTTGATGGCGTCGGCGGATTGTTGGTTGAAGACGGAGGTGGAAACGACGAACTGGTCGTCCGTGGCACGGGCACATTGTTGGATATTGACACCGCCAATCGAACAATCACGGAAGACACCTTCGGATCGATCGCGTTTGGCCGCATCGAAACGGTTGATGTCCTGGCCGGTGGCGGACCGTTAACCGTCACTTTGACCAACGACGATGATCGGCTAACGTATCGCCCCAGCGGTGCCGCTGCAGGTACGTTCCAGAACGAAAACGACAACACCACGTTCCACTTCAGCGACGTGACCGGAGCGTTTACTGTCGATGCGTTGGAGAGCGCGGCCGATCAAGTGATCGTCGAAGGGACCAACAGCCACGATCGGTTGTTGGTCGATTCTCCCAACCGTACGGTCACCGTAACCAATGCCGCAGGCGCTGTCTGGAAAACGGTAACGCTTGGCGACGACGTCGAACAAGTCACCGCGTCGGGGCGGTTGGGCAATGACACCTTCTTGGTCGTTCCATCGCCAACGGTCGGCGGCATCCCCAACGGGAATCTGCAAGTTCATGTCGATGGCGGACAACCAGGGGCGAGCGACGCGTTGGTGATCGCGACGGCAGCGGGTGGAACGTTGCCGGCGAGTGACTTTGCCGTCAACGCCGTGGGACAAACGCCCGGTGAGGGACGCGTTCGCGTCTTCCGTAACGCCGTGGCCATGCCTGATATCAGTTATGCCGAGATCGAAGTCGTCTCGCCCAACGTCGTCGTCAATGGTGGCGTGCCCCAATGGTTGGTGCTAGGGCCGGACGCTTCTGAACCGAACGAGTTCCGTACGACGGCGACCTTCTTGGGCAGTGGCGATTCGATCAATGTCGACAATCTGGCGATCTTTCCGAACTTCGGTGAACACATTGGCGTTCCCGCCGACGTCGACTATTTCCAGATCGTTGCCCAGGATACCGGCACGTTGGATGTCACCGCCTATTTCGAAGTCTATAGCGCCGCACTGCTTCCGCAAGGCGGACAGCTCGGCCTGAACGTTCTCGATTCCGGTGGCAACGTGATCGGCGGCGCGGGAGCTTTCGGTAACCCCGATGGGACGGCGAACGCGCGGGTGCGTATTCCTGCGGTTGCGGGGCAAACCTATTTTGTCACCGTCTTTGGCGCCGCGGCAAACGGAGTGGCGGATCCCGCCGTCGTCAACGGATACGAACTAAAGGTCACTAATGAGGCGCCTCCGGTTCCCTACGATCTGGAACTAAACGACATCTTGCAAGTGGGAACCGTTGCTGCGGCTCCGGCCGCCACCACGACCAGCTTTACCGCTGCGATCGCTCCGGCCAACGGCGTGCTTCCCGCAACAACCTTCGATTACGTCGGTAAAACTGTCGAATTCACCAGCGGCCCCAACGTCGGACGTCGGGCCAGCATCACTTCGTTCAACAGCGGAACTGGGTTGTTTGGTGTCGCCCCGGGCTTGATCGCCGCGCCGGCCGCGGGGGATTCGTTTGTCATCGAAACCACCGATACCGGTCGTTCGCAATTTGACAATGTGACCCGCGACAACACACCGATCATCACCTTCCGCTTGGACGACGACAGTCTTCTTCGCGATCTTCCCGGCGATTCGGTCGCCGGCAATCCAGCGGACGAGGTGATCGTGATTCCGTTCAACGGGTCGCAAGCTACGGGATTGGGAGCCGCGGCGGTTGGTAACGCGGGCTTCCGCGTTGCGGTTTTCCTCGAAGGCAGCCCGCAGCAACAGGGGACGGCACCGCAAACACCGATTGGTTACGCGCGGCAATTGCCCGGCACACCCGGCGTTTACGTCTTCGATTTTGGTCGCGATGCGGTACCTGGCGCCGCTGCGTTGGTGTTGTCCGATGGCAGCCACTTCATCAGCGCTAAAGTCGAAATCATCGATCCATCGATCGATGCGTTTGCCAACGACACCGGTTTCGGGGCCCGCAGCGCATCTCTGGAGATCGTTGTCGACACCGCCGGACCAACGCTCTTCTTTGGCGATCCAGCGATCGTGGGAGACGGCTTGCATCCCGACAGCGATTCGGGAGACTCCGGCCTCCTCGCAACTTTCAACGATGGCATCACCAACGACTTAACGCCGACGTTTTGGGGACACGCGGAAGCCAATGCGATTGTCAAAGCGTATGTCGACGTCGATGGCAGCGGCACACTGACCGCCGCGGATGTTTTGATCGGGCAGACCGTTGCCAGTCCGTTGGACGGCACGAATCAGGAACCGTTTGGTCGCTGGGAATTGACGTCGACCGTCAACATGAACGATACGCAGCGTCTGGCCGCCCTGCCGGTCGATGGTCTGCGAACGATCTTGATCACTGCCGAAGATTCCGCCGGAAATCAGAATCCCGGCGGCGCGGTGGTGCAAACGCTGGATATCTTTATCGATACGAACGGCCCTCAGGTGACCAACGTCTACATCACCAGTTCGCCCGCCCACAATCTGTTTACGCTGAAGCCAAACGATGTTATTCAAGGGCCGACGCCAGCGGTCGATGGATTGACGATCGACCTGCAAGATTTTCCAGCGCGCACCGCAGCCTTCTTGTACGCCGCGGTGTCGAATGTCCCGCCGCTGGCACCGATCGTGTTGCGTGGCGATCACTCGGGAATCATCCCGATCACGCATATCGCCTATACGTCGGATCCGTTGAGCGCTGGAAGCATCGCCACCGGCTCGATTCGTTTGACCTTCGCCGAGCCATTGCCCGACGATCGCTATACGTTGACCTTGCAGGACAACATCATCGATCCGGCGGGGAACGCATTGGATGGCGAAAGCAACGCAGCCGAACCGGTGGGCACGCCTTTCTTCCCGACGGGTGATGCGATTCCCGGCGGTGACTTTGTCGCACGCTTTACTGTCGATAGCCGGCCCGAAGTCGCCACGTGGTCGCAAGGCTTGGTCTACGCCGACATCAATGGCAACTTCGTCTGGGATCCCGAGGGGCAGGACAACGACGCCACCAACCGCGACTTTGTCTACAACTTTGGTAACATCACCGACGCCTACTTCGTTGGCAATTTTGCGGGTGTTGGGGCGGCGACGGCCAGCGGGTTCGATAAGGTCGGATCGTACGGAGCCTTCAACGGCGTCTACCAGTTCTTTCTGGATACCGACGATGATGGCGTGCAAGACTTTGTCAGCAACATGCCGGCTGCGTACCAAGTCAACGGAATCCCGATCGCCGGCGAATTTAACGCGGCCCATCCGGGCGACGAGATCGGTCTGTTTGATGGACAGAATTGGTACCTCGACGTCAATGGTAACAACACCATCGACGTGGGCGAGCGTTTTGCAACGACGCTGCGTGGGCTTCCCGTTGTCGGCGACTTCAACGGCGACGGCGCCGACGATTTGGCCACCTACAACAACGATACGGGCGTCTTCCGGTTCGACCTGAATCGCGATCACACCACGATCAACGACACATTGACCTATGGCTTCAGTGGTTTTAACGAGCGACCGGTGGCGGGCGATTTTAATCTCGACGGTGTCGATGACATTGCGATGTGGGTGCCCGGACGCGAAGGGCAATTGCCCAAGGAAGCGGGTGAGTTCCACTTCTTGATCTCCGACAACGTTCCCGCCGTGCCGCTGGTAACAACGCTCCCAAGCAACGTCTTCGATCCCTTCAGTCCCGCGCCTCTGGGGAACGATCGGATCGCGCAGTTTGGCGACGATTTCGCTCTGCCGCTGCTGGGCAACTTCGATCCGCCCGTCTCGGTCGACAGTGGCGGCCCGACCGTGCTGGGATCTTTGACCAACGCGTCGAATCCTTACGACACCAATGCCGATGGATTCGTGACGCCGTTGGACGTGCTGCATGTACTCAACGCAATCAATCGAGGGACGACCAGCCAGGTCAGCCAGCCGCTTCGGGCGCTCGCTTCTTTCGGCGGCTACTACTTGGATGTCTCCCAAGACGGCCAAGTCACACCGTTGGATGCGCTGCAGATCATCAATGCCTTGGCGAATTTAAATCGCCCGGCAGCGGAAGCCGCGTCCAAGGAGGTTGTGGATTTGGCAAGCTGGTCGGCGACTGTCGATCAAGCCTTCGCCGACGACGAAGAAGAGGAAGACGATTGGTTGGATCTGTTCGTTCTGGAACAGAATTTGGTCAACTAG
- a CDS encoding diguanylate cyclase, giving the protein MTDNRSNNENDAFAIAKDALRLIGQFKTPPTPNVYGVWYRYVEGHDTELIRKLSPAVTEAQSVSVAMLESIHSQTANAADETNASVGEALIAELDRFQSLITQQQAAGTEFEGTIDTASKLLNADDSSQQSSADCIAVINAGATAMKRQLHEASQKLDAAQSQIAKLQTELAQSRRGMMTDHLTGIGNRRYFDAQVRQTLKSLRYCSGSVYLILMDVDHFKHINDSYGHDAGDQVIRFIAMEISRRHPNVSLARLGGDEFAVILQTSSALAAVEFADQMREHFATQQLNIMPARTPIGSIRISMGLAKLTENDDEKSWYTRADGMLYRAKGMGRDQVAIEEECMQV; this is encoded by the coding sequence ATGACTGACAATCGCTCTAATAACGAAAACGACGCGTTCGCGATCGCCAAAGATGCGCTACGGTTGATCGGCCAGTTTAAGACGCCACCAACCCCCAATGTCTACGGCGTCTGGTACCGGTACGTCGAAGGACACGACACGGAACTGATCAGAAAACTATCGCCCGCGGTCACCGAAGCCCAATCGGTCAGCGTGGCGATGCTCGAATCGATCCACTCTCAGACCGCGAACGCTGCCGACGAAACGAACGCCAGTGTGGGCGAAGCCTTGATCGCCGAACTGGATCGTTTTCAATCCCTGATCACACAACAACAAGCGGCCGGAACGGAATTCGAAGGGACGATCGACACCGCCAGCAAACTGTTAAACGCCGACGATTCATCCCAGCAAAGTTCTGCCGACTGTATCGCAGTCATCAACGCAGGAGCGACCGCGATGAAACGTCAACTGCATGAGGCATCCCAAAAGCTGGACGCGGCTCAGTCGCAGATCGCCAAACTCCAGACGGAATTAGCCCAGTCGCGGCGGGGCATGATGACCGACCATCTCACCGGCATTGGAAATCGCCGGTACTTTGACGCACAAGTCCGACAAACGCTGAAAAGCCTTCGCTACTGCAGCGGCAGCGTTTATCTGATTTTGATGGATGTCGACCACTTTAAGCACATCAACGATTCCTACGGGCACGACGCTGGCGATCAAGTGATCCGATTTATCGCCATGGAGATTTCCCGCCGGCATCCCAACGTTTCTCTGGCGCGGTTGGGAGGCGACGAGTTCGCCGTGATCCTTCAAACCAGTTCCGCCCTCGCGGCGGTCGAGTTTGCCGATCAGATGCGTGAACATTTCGCCACGCAACAACTGAATATCATGCCCGCACGGACCCCTATCGGATCCATCCGGATCTCGATGGGACTTGCTAAATTGACAGAAAACGACGACGAAAAAAGTTGGTACACGCGAGCCGATGGAATGCTGTACCGTGCCAAGGGGATGGGCCGCGATCAAGTTGCGATCGAAGAAGAGTGCATGCAGGTTTAG